The Streptomyces sp. NBC_01275 genome has a segment encoding these proteins:
- a CDS encoding M6 family metalloprotease domain-containing protein: protein MPRLLPRPRLRSTAAMFTTLSALAAMSLVTGPSVAEPFSVAPCALQRTAAHHSEGLDTWNTAYPRPARSLDAVMIFLSFPGWAPMSTPAELAADHFPATSRFFQQASYGRFTLRPHPLKRWIHMPKPAAAYAIRRDWKTEDRAAYLHDALAAADAQVDFSRYDVVYFVADPDAPGVDSDATKVVNLDAPLHADGADINRVVTVFEKHPPDRLVLAHETGHVFDLPDLYHRPADGKGDWDTYVGDWDLMGSQFGLAPDLFGWHKWKLGWLEPRQVVCVRGIGPTRLTLEPLGAGPGVPVTRASGSPAFGLGDGVKLAVVRTGTDSVLALEARGPVGNDRAACRSGILVYRVSSDAQSGRGPVEVIDAHPHTEACWEDSVYPPLADAPIALGESFTVPGENVRVDVEGRTASGAWTVKITPGVTSPTDGHGGER from the coding sequence GTGCCGCGACTGCTCCCGCGCCCCCGACTGCGCAGCACCGCGGCCATGTTCACCACCCTGTCGGCACTCGCCGCGATGTCCCTGGTCACCGGCCCCTCGGTCGCCGAGCCCTTCTCCGTCGCCCCCTGCGCCCTGCAACGCACCGCCGCCCACCACTCGGAGGGCCTGGACACCTGGAACACCGCCTATCCGCGCCCCGCCCGCTCCCTCGACGCGGTGATGATCTTCCTGTCCTTCCCGGGCTGGGCCCCGATGTCCACCCCCGCCGAACTGGCCGCCGACCACTTCCCGGCCACCAGCCGCTTCTTCCAGCAGGCGTCCTACGGCAGGTTCACCCTGCGCCCGCACCCCCTGAAGCGCTGGATCCACATGCCGAAGCCGGCCGCCGCGTACGCCATACGGCGGGACTGGAAGACCGAGGACCGCGCCGCCTATCTGCACGACGCGCTCGCCGCCGCCGACGCACAGGTCGACTTCTCCCGCTACGACGTCGTCTACTTCGTCGCCGACCCGGACGCGCCCGGCGTCGACTCCGACGCCACGAAGGTCGTCAACCTGGACGCCCCGCTGCACGCCGACGGCGCCGACATCAACCGGGTCGTCACGGTCTTCGAGAAGCACCCCCCGGACCGGCTGGTTCTCGCCCACGAGACCGGCCATGTCTTCGACCTGCCCGACCTCTACCACCGCCCCGCCGACGGCAAGGGCGACTGGGACACCTACGTCGGCGACTGGGACCTGATGGGCAGCCAGTTCGGCCTCGCCCCCGACCTCTTCGGCTGGCACAAGTGGAAGCTGGGCTGGCTCGAACCCCGCCAGGTGGTGTGCGTACGGGGCATCGGCCCGACCCGGCTGACCCTGGAGCCGCTCGGCGCCGGACCGGGCGTGCCGGTCACCCGCGCCTCCGGCTCACCGGCCTTCGGCCTCGGCGACGGCGTCAAGCTCGCGGTGGTGCGCACCGGCACGGACAGCGTGCTCGCCCTGGAGGCGCGCGGCCCGGTGGGCAACGACCGGGCGGCCTGCCGCTCCGGCATCCTCGTCTACCGCGTCAGCAGCGACGCCCAGTCCGGCCGCGGCCCGGTCGAGGTGATCGACGCCCACCCGCACACCGAGGCCTGCTGGGAGGACTCCGTCTACCCACCCCTCGCCGACGCCCCGATCGCCCTCGGCGAGAGCTTCACCGTGCCGGGGGAGAACGTACGGGTGGACGTGGAGGGACGCACGGCGTCGGGGGCTTGGACGGTGAAGATCACACCGGGGGTGACCTCTCCGACGGACGGTCACGGCGGCGAACGGTAA
- the ehuD gene encoding ectoine/hydroxyectoine ABC transporter permease subunit EhuD, with product MNWDWNAVRDFMPLFWDGLLVTLQALVLGSLISFTLGLVWALLMRTPTRWVQWPVGIVTEFVRDTPLLVQLFCLFYVLPEWGLTLSAMTTGVVAIGLHYSTYTMQVYRAGIEAVPAGQWEAATALNLSRNRTWRAVILPQAVRRVVPALGNYVIAMLKDTPMLMAITVLEMLGRARLFSQQHFQFTEPLTVIGVAFVLVSSLASFLLRTLERRLVR from the coding sequence ATGAACTGGGACTGGAACGCCGTCCGCGACTTCATGCCGCTGTTCTGGGACGGGCTGCTCGTCACCCTGCAGGCGCTGGTCCTCGGCTCGCTGATCTCCTTCACCCTGGGTCTGGTGTGGGCGCTGCTGATGCGGACGCCCACGCGGTGGGTGCAGTGGCCGGTGGGGATCGTGACCGAGTTCGTCCGTGACACCCCGCTGCTGGTGCAGCTGTTCTGCCTCTTCTACGTCCTGCCCGAGTGGGGCCTGACCCTGTCGGCGATGACCACCGGGGTCGTCGCGATCGGGCTGCACTACTCGACGTACACGATGCAGGTCTACCGGGCCGGCATCGAGGCGGTGCCCGCCGGGCAGTGGGAGGCGGCGACCGCGCTGAACCTGTCGCGGAACCGGACCTGGCGTGCGGTGATCCTGCCGCAGGCGGTCCGCCGGGTCGTTCCGGCGCTCGGCAACTACGTGATCGCGATGCTCAAGGACACGCCGATGCTGATGGCGATCACCGTGCTGGAGATGCTCGGCCGGGCCCGGCTCTTCTCCCAGCAGCACTTCCAGTTCACCGAGCCCCTCACGGTGATCGGCGTGGCCTTCGTCCTCGTCTCCTCCCTTGCCTCCTTCCTTCTGCGCACCCTGGAGCGACGCCTTGTCCGTTGA
- a CDS encoding decarboxylase translates to MTALGFLYPGHSAEDDYPRIEQLLGSDVRLDLVHTETGEDAHRVDVLRQMGAPERLASGVGQLRLAGSEAIVWACTSGGFVHGWEGAQEQVRTLARTAGMPASSTSFAFVHAARELEAGRVAVGAAYPDDVTGLFVEFLRAGGLEVTGVHSAGTGGAAEVGAWGEAEVLALARAADAPAAEAVLLPHTALHTAASLTVLEKELGKPVLTANQVTVWEALRLTDRRLNAPRLGVLFTREPLVQV, encoded by the coding sequence ATGACCGCACTCGGATTCCTCTACCCGGGCCACTCGGCCGAGGACGACTACCCCCGGATCGAACAGCTCCTGGGCAGCGACGTCCGGCTGGACCTGGTCCACACGGAGACCGGCGAGGACGCGCACCGGGTCGACGTGCTGCGTCAGATGGGCGCGCCCGAGCGGCTCGCGTCGGGCGTGGGGCAGCTGCGGCTGGCCGGCTCCGAGGCGATCGTGTGGGCCTGCACCAGCGGTGGGTTCGTGCACGGCTGGGAGGGGGCCCAGGAGCAGGTGCGCACACTGGCCAGGACCGCCGGGATGCCGGCCTCCTCCACCTCCTTCGCCTTCGTGCACGCGGCCCGGGAGCTCGAGGCCGGCCGGGTCGCCGTCGGCGCGGCCTACCCGGACGACGTGACCGGCCTCTTCGTGGAGTTCCTGCGGGCCGGGGGCCTGGAGGTCACCGGGGTGCACAGCGCCGGGACCGGCGGCGCGGCCGAGGTCGGCGCCTGGGGCGAGGCGGAGGTGCTGGCCCTGGCCCGGGCCGCCGACGCCCCCGCCGCCGAGGCGGTCCTGCTGCCCCACACCGCCCTCCACACCGCCGCGAGCCTGACCGTCCTGGAGAAGGAGCTGGGCAAGCCGGTCCTCACCGCCAACCAGGTCACGGTGTGGGAGGCCCTGAGGCTGACGGACCGTCGGCTGAACGCACCCCGACTGGGAGTCCTGTTCACCCGGGAGCCGCTTGTGCAGGTGTGA
- the ehuA gene encoding ectoine/hydroxyectoine ABC transporter ATP-binding protein EhuA produces the protein MSVEISNVTKRFGDHTVLDRLDFSVKAGSHVTLIGPSGSGKTTILRMLMTLTRPDEGTITVDGQQLFPAPEKQVREIRKQIGMVFQQFNLFPNMSVLRNLTEAPTSVLGLSKDEAEARARELLDLVGLADKCDSRPSRLSGGQQQRVAIARALAMRPQVLLLDEVTSALDPELVAGVLDLLRDIADSTDITMLCVTHEMNFARDISDQVLMFDAGRIVEAGTPEKIFSDPEQERTREFLSAVL, from the coding sequence TTGTCCGTTGAGATCAGCAACGTCACCAAGCGGTTCGGCGACCATACGGTCCTCGACCGGCTGGACTTCTCCGTGAAGGCCGGCAGCCATGTCACGCTCATCGGGCCCTCCGGGTCCGGCAAGACGACCATCCTGCGCATGCTGATGACCCTCACCCGGCCGGACGAGGGCACGATCACCGTCGACGGGCAGCAGCTCTTCCCGGCCCCCGAGAAGCAGGTCCGCGAGATCCGCAAGCAGATCGGGATGGTCTTCCAGCAGTTCAACCTGTTCCCGAACATGAGCGTCCTCAGAAACCTCACCGAGGCCCCGACGAGCGTGCTCGGCCTGTCCAAGGACGAGGCCGAGGCGCGGGCGCGGGAGCTGCTGGACCTGGTCGGCCTGGCCGACAAGTGCGACTCCCGGCCGTCCCGGCTGTCGGGCGGGCAGCAGCAGCGGGTGGCGATCGCGCGGGCGCTGGCGATGCGGCCGCAGGTGCTGCTCCTCGACGAGGTGACCTCGGCGCTCGACCCCGAACTGGTCGCGGGCGTCCTCGACCTCCTCCGGGACATCGCCGACTCCACCGACATCACGATGCTCTGCGTGACCCACGAGATGAACTTCGCCCGGGACATCTCCGACCAGGTGCTGATGTTCGACGCGGGCCGGATCGTCGAGGCGGGCACCCCGGAGAAGATCTTCAGCGATCCGGAGCAGGAGCGGACACGGGAGTTCCTCAGCGCGGTGCTGTGA
- a CDS encoding D-2-hydroxyacid dehydrogenase, producing MAAVPTLLVLDAEPLPRLGRLTGQARVVHTDEAGLAARLPAADVLLVWDFASRAVRDAWPGEGPRPRWVHSASAGVDHLLCPELVASDTVVTNARGIFDQPIAEYVAALVLAMAKELPRTWESQQRREWRHRESRRVAGTRAVVVGSGPIGRAIARTLKALGVTAAIVGRVPRTGIHGPEDLDRLLARADWVIAAAPLTEQTHGMFDLRRFGVMQPSARFVNVGRGQLVVEDALVRALERRWIAEAALDVFATEPLAPDSPLWQVPGLHVSPHMSGDTVGWRDDLAAQFVDLFERWAAGRPLKNVVDKQRGYVPGH from the coding sequence ATGGCCGCCGTCCCCACGCTCCTCGTCCTCGACGCCGAACCCCTCCCCCGGCTCGGCCGCCTCACCGGGCAGGCCCGGGTGGTGCACACCGACGAGGCCGGTCTCGCCGCACGGCTCCCGGCGGCGGACGTACTCCTGGTCTGGGACTTCGCCTCGCGGGCGGTGCGCGACGCCTGGCCGGGCGAGGGGCCGCGGCCGCGCTGGGTGCACTCGGCGAGTGCGGGCGTGGACCATCTGCTGTGCCCGGAGCTCGTCGCGTCGGACACCGTGGTGACCAACGCGCGCGGGATCTTCGACCAGCCGATCGCCGAGTACGTCGCCGCGCTGGTCCTGGCGATGGCGAAGGAGCTGCCCCGCACCTGGGAGTCGCAGCAGCGGCGCGAGTGGCGGCACCGGGAGAGCCGGCGGGTCGCCGGGACCCGGGCCGTGGTCGTCGGGTCGGGGCCGATCGGCCGGGCGATCGCCCGCACCCTGAAGGCGCTCGGCGTGACCGCCGCGATCGTCGGCCGCGTCCCGCGCACCGGCATCCACGGCCCCGAGGACCTCGACCGGCTCCTGGCCCGCGCCGACTGGGTGATCGCCGCCGCCCCGCTCACCGAGCAGACGCACGGCATGTTCGACCTGCGCCGGTTCGGCGTGATGCAGCCCTCCGCGCGGTTCGTGAACGTCGGCCGCGGGCAGCTGGTGGTCGAGGACGCGCTGGTGCGGGCGCTGGAGCGGCGGTGGATCGCGGAGGCCGCGCTGGACGTCTTCGCGACCGAGCCGCTCGCCCCCGACAGCCCGTTGTGGCAGGTTCCGGGGTTGCATGTGTCCCCGCACATGAGCGGCGACACGGTCGGCTGGCGGGACGACCTCGCCGCGCAGTTCGTGGATCTGTTCGAGCGGTGGGCGGCGGGCCGGCCGCTGAAGAACGTGGTCGACAAGCAGCGCGGATACGTTCCCGGCCACTGA
- a CDS encoding IclR family transcriptional regulator yields the protein MALTHEPTAPYHSAHEALRVLETVARHSTGVTDVELARESGLAPERLTALLRMLRREGYVEQIADGAYVTGEALTRLSSSQGHQQALRDTLQQTLDRLRDTIGAAVYVSRYVDGEVTIAQYADGPATPAVNEWVDFRYSAHATALGKSLLGQLDHNGRRDHLSRHKLARLTSRTITSDKLLLSRLEAQPPTVPVLDLQEYAIGTVCAAVPITAGSTAGCLALSLPVEHAHRLRQAADALNRNAAPVLLSLAL from the coding sequence GTGGCGCTCACGCACGAGCCGACCGCGCCGTACCACTCGGCCCACGAAGCGCTGCGCGTGCTGGAGACGGTGGCGCGGCACTCCACGGGCGTCACCGACGTCGAACTGGCCCGCGAGAGCGGCCTCGCCCCGGAGCGACTGACCGCCCTGCTGCGCATGCTGCGCCGCGAGGGCTACGTCGAGCAGATCGCCGACGGGGCGTATGTCACCGGCGAGGCGCTGACCCGCCTGAGCTCCAGCCAGGGGCATCAGCAGGCCCTGCGCGACACGCTCCAGCAGACCCTGGACCGGCTGCGCGACACGATCGGCGCGGCCGTCTACGTCAGCCGGTACGTCGACGGCGAGGTCACGATCGCCCAGTACGCCGACGGGCCCGCCACCCCCGCCGTCAACGAGTGGGTCGACTTCCGCTACTCCGCACACGCCACCGCGCTCGGCAAGAGCCTGCTCGGCCAGCTCGACCACAACGGCCGGCGCGACCATCTCTCCCGGCACAAGCTGGCCCGCCTCACCTCGCGCACCATCACCAGCGACAAGCTGCTGCTCTCCCGCCTGGAGGCGCAGCCGCCCACGGTCCCGGTGCTCGACCTCCAGGAGTACGCGATCGGCACGGTCTGCGCGGCCGTCCCGATCACCGCCGGCAGCACGGCGGGCTGCCTCGCGCTGTCCCTGCCCGTCGAACACGCCCACCGCCTCCGCCAGGCCGCCGACGCCCTGAACAGGAACGCGGCCCCGGTACTGCTCTCCCTCGCCCTCTAG
- a CDS encoding LLM class flavin-dependent oxidoreductase yields MRGVAHGSAPVPLSVLDLVTVGSGRTATDALRTSVELARLTEARGFHRYWVAEHHSMPGVASSSPAVILAHLAAHTDRIRLGSGGVMLPNHAPLVIAEQFGTLEALAPGRVDLGLGRAPGTDGATAAALRRSDRLAEGADDFPEQLAELTRFLDDDFPDGHPYRRIHAVPGPIQATSPGGVQSRHRPPVWLLGSSGFSARLAGVLGLPFAFAHHFSAQNTVPALDLYRQSFRPSEALSAPYAAIGVSVLAADDEREARRQILATGLNMVRLRGGRPGLFPTPEEAEAHEFSPLEREFVDSWTANIVHGTADEVRTGLDDLHKRTGADELMLTSHAHRGDLRLRSYELVADAYGLPRT; encoded by the coding sequence ATCCGGGGCGTGGCGCACGGCAGCGCCCCCGTCCCCCTCTCCGTACTGGACCTGGTCACCGTCGGCTCCGGCCGCACCGCCACGGACGCCCTGCGCACCAGCGTGGAGCTCGCCCGGCTGACCGAGGCGCGCGGCTTCCACCGGTACTGGGTCGCCGAGCACCACTCGATGCCGGGCGTCGCCTCCTCCTCGCCCGCGGTGATCCTCGCCCACCTCGCCGCCCACACCGACCGCATCCGGCTCGGCTCGGGCGGCGTGATGCTGCCCAACCACGCGCCGCTGGTGATCGCCGAGCAGTTCGGCACCCTGGAGGCGCTCGCCCCGGGCCGCGTCGACCTCGGTCTCGGCCGCGCCCCGGGGACGGACGGCGCCACCGCGGCCGCCCTGCGCCGCAGCGACCGGCTGGCGGAGGGGGCCGACGACTTCCCCGAGCAGCTCGCCGAGCTGACCCGGTTCCTGGACGACGACTTCCCCGACGGGCATCCGTACCGCCGGATCCACGCCGTGCCCGGCCCGATCCAGGCGACGTCTCCCGGGGGCGTGCAGTCCCGGCACCGGCCGCCGGTCTGGCTGCTCGGCTCCTCCGGGTTCAGCGCCCGGCTGGCGGGCGTGCTGGGGCTGCCGTTCGCCTTCGCCCATCACTTCTCCGCGCAGAACACCGTCCCGGCCCTCGACCTCTACCGGCAGTCGTTCCGCCCGTCCGAGGCGCTCTCCGCGCCGTACGCCGCGATCGGGGTCTCCGTGCTCGCCGCCGACGACGAGCGCGAGGCCCGCCGGCAGATCCTGGCCACCGGCCTCAACATGGTCCGTCTGCGCGGCGGCCGCCCCGGTCTGTTCCCCACTCCGGAGGAGGCCGAGGCGCACGAGTTCAGCCCGCTGGAGCGGGAGTTCGTCGACTCCTGGACCGCGAACATCGTCCACGGCACCGCCGACGAGGTCCGCACCGGCCTCGACGACCTCCACAAGCGCACGGGCGCCGACGAGCTGATGCTCACCAGCCACGCCCACCGCGGCGACCTGCGCCTGCGCTCGTACGAACTCGTCGCCGACGCCTACGGGCTGCCCCGCACCTGA
- a CDS encoding bifunctional diguanylate cyclase/phosphodiesterase: protein MSGTSEGPTPAADLDRSAVTESDIQTPPRGEGAPPCAREAPPRATEATPGHTEGTVGNDPPAYRSVFAAAPLAMALVDREGQVVDANEALGELLGGAAAGLVGRVAAELLDLASDARTWHAYREVLRGRQARLRCSRRLKRPDGRSLWAQITVSPLDPVGLDPLDPVAPVAGGAPGVLLSVADISARRDLQARLRHLQMHDPVTRLPNRTLFFERVTAALEPESYEQSGTGRIGLCYLDLDGFKAVNDTLGHRVGDRLLAAVAERLTECAKEAGQTRPSVPLVARLGGDEFALLVEDSTGTEQLADLAESVLKALQAPFDLAGQRMNVSASIGVVERHAVGTTATGLMQAADTTLYWAKVDGKDRWTLFDPERNAHLMTRQALASTLRPAIERGEFRLDYQPLVGMADGRLRGVEALVRWDHPRFGLLPPNRFVALAEEDGSIVPLGRWVLATACRQARRWQQENPDEPPLFVSVNVAVRQVWDSDLVADVAEILAETGLAPQLLQLELTESAVMGSAGRPLQALQALSDMGVHIAIDDFGTGYSNLAYLSRLPVSVLKLDGSFVRGFQYEGAGAPPNPADEVVVEAMIDLAHRLGLTVTAECVETAAQATRLRSIGCDTGQGWLYSRPVPPDRISELMGARACPQA, encoded by the coding sequence GTGAGCGGAACGTCCGAAGGGCCGACGCCCGCGGCAGACCTCGACCGGTCCGCCGTCACAGAGAGTGACATCCAGACACCTCCCCGTGGGGAGGGAGCGCCTCCCTGTGCGCGAGAGGCGCCTCCTCGTGCGACGGAGGCAACGCCAGGGCATACGGAGGGAACGGTGGGGAACGACCCTCCGGCCTACCGTTCCGTCTTCGCGGCGGCTCCCCTGGCCATGGCCCTCGTCGACCGCGAGGGCCAGGTCGTCGACGCCAACGAGGCGCTCGGCGAGCTGCTCGGCGGCGCGGCCGCGGGCCTGGTCGGGCGGGTGGCCGCCGAGCTGCTGGACCTGGCTTCCGACGCCCGCACCTGGCACGCCTACCGCGAGGTGCTGCGCGGCCGGCAGGCGCGACTGCGCTGCAGCCGGCGGCTGAAGCGGCCCGACGGACGGTCGCTGTGGGCGCAGATCACCGTGTCGCCCCTCGATCCCGTAGGCCTCGACCCCCTCGATCCCGTCGCCCCGGTCGCCGGCGGCGCGCCCGGCGTCCTGCTGTCCGTCGCCGACATCAGCGCCCGCCGTGACCTCCAGGCGAGGCTGCGCCATCTGCAGATGCACGACCCGGTGACCCGGCTGCCCAACCGCACCCTGTTCTTCGAGCGGGTGACGGCCGCGTTGGAGCCGGAGTCGTACGAGCAGAGCGGGACCGGCCGGATCGGCCTGTGCTATCTCGATCTGGACGGCTTCAAGGCCGTCAACGACACCCTCGGTCACCGCGTCGGCGACCGGCTGCTGGCCGCCGTCGCCGAGCGGCTGACGGAGTGCGCCAAGGAGGCCGGGCAGACCAGGCCGAGCGTGCCGCTGGTGGCGCGACTCGGCGGCGACGAGTTCGCCCTGCTCGTGGAGGACTCCACGGGCACCGAACAGCTCGCGGACCTCGCCGAGTCCGTGCTGAAGGCCCTGCAGGCGCCCTTCGACCTCGCCGGACAGCGCATGAACGTCTCCGCGTCGATCGGGGTCGTCGAGCGGCACGCCGTCGGCACCACCGCGACCGGCCTGATGCAGGCCGCCGATACGACGCTGTACTGGGCGAAGGTCGACGGCAAGGACCGCTGGACGCTGTTCGACCCGGAGCGCAACGCGCATCTGATGACCCGCCAGGCCCTGGCCTCCACCCTGCGGCCCGCCATCGAACGCGGCGAGTTCCGGCTGGACTACCAGCCGCTGGTCGGCATGGCGGACGGCCGGCTGCGCGGCGTCGAGGCCCTGGTGCGCTGGGACCACCCCCGGTTCGGACTGCTGCCGCCGAATCGGTTCGTCGCGCTGGCCGAGGAGGACGGCTCGATCGTGCCGCTCGGCCGATGGGTTCTGGCCACCGCCTGCCGGCAGGCCCGCCGCTGGCAGCAGGAGAACCCCGACGAGCCGCCGTTGTTCGTGAGCGTCAACGTGGCGGTCCGTCAGGTGTGGGACTCCGACCTGGTGGCGGACGTCGCGGAGATCCTCGCCGAGACCGGTCTCGCGCCACAGCTGCTCCAGCTGGAACTGACCGAGTCCGCGGTGATGGGCTCGGCGGGACGACCGTTGCAGGCGCTGCAGGCGCTCAGCGACATGGGCGTGCACATCGCGATCGACGACTTCGGCACCGGCTACTCCAACCTCGCCTATCTGAGCCGGCTGCCGGTGTCGGTGCTGAAACTCGACGGGTCCTTCGTGCGCGGCTTCCAGTACGAGGGCGCCGGCGCGCCGCCGAACCCGGCCGACGAGGTCGTCGTCGAGGCGATGATCGACCTCGCCCACCGGCTCGGTCTGACCGTCACCGCCGAGTGCGTGGAGACCGCCGCGCAGGCCACCCGGCTGCGCAGCATCGGCTGCGACACCGGACAGGGCTGGCTGTACTCCCGTCCGGTGCCGCCGGATCGTATCTCCGAGCTGATGGGGGCACGGGCCTGCCCGCAGGCGTGA
- the ehuC gene encoding ectoine/hydroxyectoine ABC transporter permease subunit EhuC yields MTSGLWELVLKGIWTTVQLLVFSALLGAAVAFAVGIARTGRRWVVRFLAGCYTEIFRGTSALVMIFWVFFVLPPAFGWQLVPMWAGTLALGLTYGAYGAEIVRGALGAVEPAQREGGVALGFTPGQRLRKILLPQAVPEMIPPFCNLLIELLKGTALVSVMGMGDLAFSGNLVRLALQESAEIYTYVLLIYFVIAFLLTRVMRGLENHLKAGLR; encoded by the coding sequence ATGACCTCGGGACTCTGGGAACTCGTCCTCAAGGGGATCTGGACGACGGTCCAACTGCTGGTGTTCAGTGCCCTGTTGGGCGCGGCCGTCGCCTTCGCCGTCGGGATCGCGCGCACCGGCCGGCGGTGGGTCGTCCGCTTCCTCGCGGGCTGCTACACGGAGATCTTCCGTGGCACCTCGGCGCTCGTGATGATCTTCTGGGTGTTCTTCGTGCTGCCGCCCGCCTTCGGCTGGCAGCTGGTGCCGATGTGGGCGGGCACGCTCGCACTCGGCCTGACCTACGGCGCGTACGGCGCGGAGATCGTGCGCGGGGCGCTCGGCGCGGTGGAACCGGCGCAGCGGGAGGGCGGGGTCGCGCTCGGCTTCACGCCCGGGCAGCGGCTGCGCAAGATCCTGCTGCCGCAGGCGGTGCCGGAGATGATCCCGCCGTTCTGCAACCTGCTGATCGAGCTCCTCAAGGGCACCGCCCTGGTGTCGGTCATGGGCATGGGCGACCTGGCCTTCAGCGGCAACCTGGTCCGCCTCGCCCTCCAGGAGAGCGCGGAGATCTACACGTACGTCCTGCTCATCTACTTCGTGATCGCCTTCCTGCTCACCCGGGTGATGCGAGGGCTGGAGAACCATCTGAAGGCGGGGCTGCGATGA
- the ehuB gene encoding ectoine/hydroxyectoine ABC transporter substrate-binding protein EhuB has protein sequence MAPPNRQSENRPRTPSRRSLLAGVAALGVPAVASCSRVATASTTDGGDLLERLRAAGVVRLGIAGEIPFGYIDRDGRLTGEAPELARAVFKRLGVDRVQPVPTEFGSLIPGLNSQQFDVVAAGMYVTPDRCEQVIFADPDYRMLDAFIVRKGNPKGLHTYQDVVRKRARFATGTGYAEIRYAVDAGYEESEILIVPDQVAGLNAVEAGRVDVFAGTALTAREVVKKSAKAESTKPFSPLVDGRPHVDGGAFAFRPTETRLRDAFNTELRKLKRSGELLRILRPFGFTKAEMTDLTAKELCGG, from the coding sequence ATGGCTCCCCCGAACAGACAGTCCGAAAATCGTCCCCGCACCCCCTCACGCCGGTCGCTGCTCGCGGGGGTGGCGGCGCTCGGCGTGCCCGCCGTGGCGAGCTGCTCGCGGGTGGCCACCGCGTCCACGACGGACGGCGGCGACCTGCTGGAGCGACTGCGCGCCGCAGGGGTCGTACGGCTCGGGATCGCGGGGGAGATCCCCTTCGGGTACATCGACCGGGACGGCCGGCTGACCGGGGAGGCTCCCGAGCTGGCGCGGGCGGTCTTCAAGCGGCTCGGGGTGGACCGGGTGCAGCCCGTGCCCACCGAGTTCGGCTCGCTGATCCCCGGGCTGAACTCCCAGCAGTTCGATGTCGTGGCCGCCGGGATGTACGTCACTCCCGACCGCTGTGAGCAGGTGATCTTCGCCGACCCGGACTACCGGATGCTGGACGCCTTCATCGTCCGCAAGGGCAATCCGAAGGGGCTGCACACCTACCAGGACGTCGTGCGCAAGCGGGCGAGGTTCGCCACCGGGACCGGGTACGCCGAGATCCGGTACGCCGTGGACGCGGGGTACGAGGAGAGCGAGATCCTGATCGTGCCGGACCAGGTCGCCGGGCTGAACGCCGTCGAGGCGGGGCGGGTCGACGTGTTCGCGGGTACGGCCCTCACCGCCCGGGAGGTCGTGAAGAAGTCCGCGAAGGCCGAGTCGACCAAGCCCTTCAGCCCGCTCGTCGACGGCAGGCCGCACGTCGACGGGGGCGCGTTCGCGTTCCGGCCGACCGAGACACGGCTGCGGGACGCCTTCAACACCGAGCTGCGGAAGCTGAAGAGGAGCGGCGAACTGCTGCGGATCCTGCGGCCCTTCGGGTTCACGAAGGCCGAGATGACGGACCTGACCGCGAAGGAGCTCTGCGGCGGATGA